The DNA window GCCCTTCCTCCAGGACTATTGTGGGAGGCCGAtactttggattttttttcaacGGAATGCAAAGTTATCAGTAAGTCTCAATTTATTCTCTAGAGTACACAGACACAGgtaattgttttttcatttgaaattggCAATTTAGCGTTTAAATCTGCAAACAGATGAAGGAGGGCACTGGCTTTTGGGTTTGTAAAGACTTTGAACATATGGGTTTGGATCGATCCATCTCACACTTGTACCAGCTTCAAAACTGTAGTACAATATTATTGTCTTCATTGCATCAACAGAAGCTATGGGTTTTATTTCAGTCTTAGTGCAAGTATCCTACCATTTTGTTAATCATGGCAATAGCAGAGCAGCCTTGTTTTGAATTCTCCTCTAAAATGAGgagtttttaaatttgcttttcaAATCAGCCACGTCAAGTTTTTAACTCTTTCTTAGTGTGTTGCTATTGGTGTTGCTTCCAACAGCAGGCTTGTAATTTCTGTGAAATCCACTCACTGCTCTGTTTTTGTTTAGAAGCAAAGATGTACAACAGCCCCTGGCAAAGTATTTGTAAATTCCCATACAGAATGAGAGTTAATTTTAGGATTAatttctaaactccttcaaaacCTCAGAGATGGTTAAGGTATCTTCAGCCTGAAGTAAGAGTTAAAACGAGTGCTTAGCACAAGTGATTCTTGGGACTACATCAGGCATGACCATACATCATTATTAGAAATAGGTTGGTCAAGGTAATGTGCTGCACCAAATGTACAGAAACGTTTCTGTATAAGTTTGGTTACCAAAGTGTCGGTTTGCTTATGGTCGGCCGATGACACAAGTCCTGTCCTCCAGAGACAACTGGATACCCGAACCGTTGCAAGGGCAGTGAAGAGATCGGTATGAAGAGTCCCTGAGTGTGCAAAGCTGAGGGTTACCATATCACAGTAGTGTTTGTCCCAGACGGTCCCCGCAGGCAAAGCGTGTCCTGCAAAGTAAGCAGCAGCTTCCCGACTTTTCTTATCCTCAGTATTAAGGGTAAGGAGTGTGCTGCTCCAGTGTCCCCCCCCTCCAGCTTCTTAGGGGTCTGATGATAATGGGGTGTTCTAACTGTTCCGTGAACCACTGGTGTCCTGTGAATGGGGGTACCATCCCCATTATCATCAGATTCCAAGGAAGATTCCCCTCCCATTAGGATAGAAGTGCTTCACCATCGGATGAACATGATCTCTCAGAATGGCTTTGCATTTATTGCCATTTACCTGCCCCTTTAAGAGGTTGAGTGGACCTAAACtatgccaggaaaatgcactgCACACCATAAACAGAGCCACGAGAACCCTTCACCAGGGGAAACGAGCACTCTTTCTGTGTGCGCCACACTTGTCTGCTTGCTGAGAACAGGGTGAAGGATGACTCGTATAACAATTTGACGTTTTTCCCCCACAGCCCTTTAATTGCAAAAGTGCATTTGTTTAGGAGTAATAAGGGGTTTATGCACTGCAATCTGACCGTAGCATCCCTCTGTGAAGTTTTCAACAGGCTGAGCTTGATGAAACTGCCTGTTCATGCTTAAGCTTGACATTTGCAATCAGCTGATTCAAAGCTGGTTGTCTGTTTTGCCTTGCGTCTTGATCCAACATGCAGACATCATAGCTGAGAAGTATGTTCTCTCTTCCAGGGCGGCCCTTAGCTGATGATGTCTTTCTGTCAGACTGTCATGCCGACATCACCTCAGCCACTGTTCCTTGTGAAACATTAGCAGGTTGAGTAGTCGTCATCACTAAAATCAAATCTAATTGATTAACTTATCTATTCAAATTACAAACATGCACAAAGTAATTTATCCCTCCGTGTTCAGTGTACTGTTTAATCCAGCAGATCAGTCCAGTTTTTATTTGCACAACAATTTACCACTACAATTTATAAGCATTATAAAGGCACACATATTTAATACTTGCTTTTTGATTAATTCAAGACAAGCGCCTTGATTTTATGACAAAATATCTTTATAGGAAGAGAACTGACTGTATATGGAAGTGCAGCAGAATAgtcgaaaagaaaaaaaaacaatttaagagAAAAAGGTTGAATTTGAATTGTACAGACTTACGGTATATATTAATTGCAGCATATTCAATTtctgtacaatatttttttgtaaaaaacatcttttgaaGCAACAGGCAAACATTTTTATACAGAGAagtacaaaattttaaaaaggaaaaagagaaacatttaTGGATCATCTCATGCAACAAGAAAAACCCCTGGCAACAACAGAGAAAACCTGTGATCCTTATGTATTAATTGAAAATATGTATTCAAGCAGTACATGGTACCAGATCTTAGCAGAGCAGCAAGGGTGTAACTAAAACATGAAATAAAGCACCCTGGAGCACATATAAGAtcagaaaatacaataatatGAAAGGTGGACAATCCTATTGGCCCTGACACTGTACAAATCTTAAAAGTACTGGTCATTAGAGGTGGATTTAAGAACAGCATCATACTTGGTCACTTGATGAATATAACCGTGATATAATATTAATTGTataaaatgaattatattaatCATTCCTAAATGATTTAATTTCCTTTGGGAACATGgagtttaaatgttgtttttccatttaataTTTGCTCTTATACTGATGGGAGGGTCAGCTAAATTTCTTGCTGTACCTATAGTATATGTCAACAAAGAAAATGTTACCAGCAAAATAACTTAAACAAAGGTAGCAATTAATCCCAGCAAAGCTTTCTCTTCCAAAGACCCCgatgttttatttcaaaatctgtACTGCTTCTTCAGAGCAATTTTAACACCTGTGTGTCCTCCTGCCGAGTATCGGTCCACCATCAGAGAGAAGTAAAGATATCTGACCTGGATTCCCCTCTAGGATTTTTTTCAATCTCCGTTTTTAACACTTCACCACGGGCAGCAGACCTGTCAGAAGAAAAGCTGCTGGCAGGTTCGCAGCCTGAAAGCTGCTGCAGGCTCTTGCTGTCGTGCTGAAGATACCTGGTGCTAAGCCAGGCTTGGCAGTGGAGCAGGGGGCGTGCTAGTCTGAATCCGAGCTGCAGCTGTCCGCACTGCACTGCTGTACAGCTTCCGCCAGCGGCGCCAACGTGCCATCCCGTCTCACTCCCATTGGCCTAATGATCTGCTGTCTGCAGGTGAAAGGGGAgaatgaagagagagagagagaaacatgaAAGCAATGCACTGCATTATCAAATGCAAGCGAAATCGCCCTGTCAGGTCTCTTTGTTATCTTTTTCCGAACCAAATCACTGAACGAACTACAAGAAAACAACTAAACAGAAACGCAAATGGACAGgtcacaataaaaatgaaagcgaAAGCTCAGACCAACAAAGGCTGAAGATGTTCAAAGCCAATTAATACAGCCTGTGAAAGAAAGTCAAACCCCTTTTGAATCCTGGAAAGGGTGCAGACCTCTTGTTTTTCATAatggtgtttttatttgtttttccactCTGTGCTCAATCAATTCACTGTTGTGTTTTCACCTGCCCTTGTGCTCCACTCCACACTGGGTAATGTATTCTGATTTTTCATCTAAAGAAACCAATTATTCTGTGAAAGACACCTTTTCTACATCCGCTTTAGCAGTGCTTCTGGACTGGCAGATTCACTTCAAGCCTGCTGTCCTTACCCCTACCGTTACTATTGTTCACAGCAGTTTAATTACAGGATCATTGGTCATTTTAATCTCTTCAAAGCTCTCGCTGCCCCTCAAAGGATAATCCAATTATATCTGCTCTGCCAGCCAGTGGCTCATCTAAAGGTGATTAATCAGTGAATTATCCAATCAAAGGTTTTAAACCACATGGGCATTCATTATCTGACAGCTTAAAATCATAATTACGCACAATTCACTTTCTTTAAAATCAGAACATTTTAAAGGGAAATTAAGCTCGTCCCGAACACATTAAAATTAACAGACCAAAGACATATGGAAAAATCTCAGTGTTGTCGACAAGTGCCTTGGCAAACATACCCATATCCTACCAATGATATCACATCTTCATGAATTACATGCaaggtatttttttcaaattaaatgtttctattCAAAACTGTGATGTTCAAACTGGACATTGTTATATAGTATATGAAGGCAGCTGAATGTGAGCAAAACCTGCTAAGAAGATAAAGCTACATAAATATTCCAAGTTAGTACTTGGTGGAAGACCTTGGTCAGGAGTTACCGCTACGAATCATTTTGTACAGGTCTCGACCAGCTTTGCACAGTGGGATGGTGTAATTTTGTTCATTCTTCCCAACAAAATGGCTCCAATTCTAACaagaatcctgggtatcgttgATGGACTACAATCTTAAAGTCTCACCATAAATGCTCAATTGAATTTGGGCCAGAACCTTGACTGGATCACTGAAGAACTCTGAGTCTTTTGTCCGACCATTTCAGTGTGGCTCTGGTCTCGCATCGTTGTTCTTCAAAAACTGAGATTTCTGACTCACTTTTGGGTTTTTGGCTGATTTAAGCATGTCATGTTGAATCTACACGATCTGCCTGTATTTAATACCATCCATTTTCATCTCTGTCTTTGGGATCTTCCCTGTGCCTGCTGATGAGAAGAATCCCCATAGCATGATCCTATCACCACCAATCATGACTTTATGGATGGTGTTGACTGGGTAATGTGTTCTGTTCGACTTAAAACGTGCTTTcaaaaattactttttgtctCTTCCTACCACAAAAGAACCTCTGCCAAATTATATCTCAAACAGGATTTAAGTTGAGTCTTTTTCAGCAAGGGCTCTTTTCTTTCCCATATAGGCCAGCTTTTCTATTGGGATAAGGTTACTGAGAAGAGAGATTCTGAATATAGAGGTCCTGTTTTGAAGTGTGAGTGCAGGTTCAGACCACAACTAAATGTAGAAACTTTCCTGGGGCACGAATACTAAttcaaggaaaaaaatcttGGCAGgtaatttttttcataaaacctATTTAAGCGACACCTTGGATAGAATTTTTTTATACGAGTTATCTGTCACGCGCACAGCTTGCTGTAATTACTATAAGCAATAAACTCATGGGCCTGTTAAGGTGGCTGAGCATAACCAATTAGTAAAACTCCCATGATTTAGGCAACCAgctgtatatatttgtatttgttttgcacactgacATCAAACACAACACCCCTTACCAATTTGTATTAGAAATTATCCCATTACAAACAAGGCATTCTGCTGAAGGGCCCTCAGCAGGGAAGGAGTCACAATTAAGCAGTTGGTAAAGTGCATTCCTGTCTGTACTTGCAGGTCTCCCAAGAGTTTCTAGAGAACACACTACGCACGATTCATCTGCAGACTGTCATTTAGCTTGATGACTActccaaataaaagaaaaaaacccttCTCTTATTATCAAGGAATCTGGTTCTGTCCCGCGCTGCTGACGGCGGGCCCTACACCGACACGTGCTGTTCATTACGGCAGCCGGACCGAATAATGGTCAGAGGAAGAGATTCTCCAATCGTTGGCCGCTTGTTCTGCTCAAGATCCATTCACCTCACTCTAATTGAGTAGCGGTAATAAATTCTTGTCCTTTCATGCAccattgttttgtttcacacttcaataaaagaaaaaagggaTGTGTGTGGGGGGAGGTAAAGatataggaaaaaaaagaaaagaaatgcaccCACTGTGTGTACCAATTACCCGATAATTAATGCTGTATTTTTAATGAGAGCAGCCGGTGTGCTGGTGGGTTCTTTTGCTTACTCGTTTCATTGACTTTTGTTCAATGCGTTATAATACTCTGGCTGCAATAATTGGAGCAGGCTGACAGAGACGTGGATTCCTGGTTTAATGAACAGGTTGGCAAGGAACACACTCATCTCACCCTCAATTAAACCTTACCTAATCAGCTGTACACGCATTCACAATGATTTTGCTTGGTTTCTTCCATAAGGTTAGCAAAGACAAGTAtgtgtttgcttttaaaaaagggaCTAATAGCAAAGGGAAAGCATTATATAATGCTGGAAGTTGGGGGGGGTCAAGAAAATCCTTTATATTTGGTTTATACTGTTTCCGTAAATTacttagtttgtgtttgtggtgttttacaacacatacagtactgggcAACAAAGTAAGCTGATTACATTATACTGTTTAATATAAACATCTTGAAAACAATATTAGGTAACGTAAATCTGaagagctttttttaaaaaaatgataattcGGCAGTGAGGTTCTGTAAATAACGACAACATGGAATACACACTGCTTTTACATTCCTGTTGGCAGACACAACCAGCTGTGTGTTGGAAGGTATGTCCACTTTGAACAggatgaaaaatataaaaaaatatcaagtaCACTTGTATAACATAAGCTATAGTCCAAAGTTTCCCAATCCTGGGCCTTAAGAGCCCTTAATCGGCCCAGCGAAATTAATAGGCCACCCCTCAAAAAACAGTTATTAACAATTTTGTACTCGCCACAAAAGCCATTTGATTTGCCCAATTAACAAGTAAAAAGATCACTGGATATAAAAATCACAAGGGTCACACCTGACCATTCTTAACTTAAGGACTTAAAACACACGTGAGCTTTATCATTTTGGTAAGCTAATCggtttaataatgaatgatttaAGAGTGACCCATAATATCTACCAGTtgctggccatcactgctccagatgttacaatataaatgttGTGCCCATATCAAAACCCAGTAGACCAGATTCTCTTAATCTGTAATCTTCCTTATGTTCTTAATAAAGCATCAAACTATACCTGGAGAGCTTGTCAAACATGTTAACCAGTTTTTGGGCTTCATATTCTTTCTGTTCTTCAGTCATTTCTTCAATCGGATTTGGCATTGGCTCTTCAACATGTCCAGTGATAGGATTGATGCTGTAAGAGAttgtaatgaaaaaagaaaaacaagttttttttaaatacacaattatgtaaaaaaataaacagaatattaatGCTAGTGTTACCTTTGTAACTATatgttacattttcttttaatcactAATCAGGAGGGATTAGGAAAAGGGAGTTTGGCCATTTCTATTTTTGTAGCACGCAAAATGCTGTACTAGACATCCTTCCATCTGTATAACATTTTCCATGTAGCAGGTTCAAAATGGTACTGGAAAAACCTCTGCCTTTTAATCTAAAGGTTTAATTTGCTTAGTTGAATCTCGTTATCCATCAGAAACATCAGAGCTGCTATTGCAACACTGCTGCAAAGCAACGTGCAAATTAAAACACGAAACGCAAGCCCTTCGTTCGCCacatcctcctcttcctcgttttCCAAAGACCCTCAGCCACAACTTAAAAGTTGATCAGGGATTGTTAGGGAtggaaaatgttataaaaatgaaaggaaatgatTATGTAAGCAACTTGAAGAATCCCCTGCAGTAACGAGTCTAATGCACATGGTGTATGTTAAAGCACGTTCTTACAAAGGCTTGGCGGATTTATACTCCTCGGTATCGGAGTCTTCCTCGTCAGAGTACTGGCCCTCCCCTCTGCCTCCAGCCAGCAGCCCCCTGGCAGCTAGCAGCCCTGCCGCGTTGCCGTATCCAGTGTACTTCAGCAGGTTGTCAACTGAAACAACACAAAACCCCTGAGAACATCCCGCCGGCTCGGCAACGATCAGTGCTGCTCGCATCTGAGGCACGTCTGGGCGACTTTCATGACGTCACCTCAGCGTTCTTCTTCATGACAAACATTTAATTAGTCCTTCTAATTATCAAACACTTCTACAGGGTGAATTTCTGTTTTGCTCCACGGCTGTATTGTCATCTCCTCATTACTGTTCTTGAGTATGCGAAAGCCGTGATGCAGATGAACTGTCTTGTACCAACGTGTCATTTTAAGGCAACAAACAAGAGAAGGAATTCTGGCCCACCTACAGGTTGTTttgtgaaagaaaccagggtattggcttcaacaagatggctggaaagtttttttttaatcaaaatctcACAATCCTTCGGGTAAATCAGTTCAAAAGCACTTCCACATTGTGTCCTCTGGTGTATGTTTCCCTCTCCATTCTAAAGAGATCCACTGGGTTGACTGCCTATGCATTTGTGGATTTTGAATACTGGGATCAAATTTCCTGGTAGTCTTCTGTTCAACAGAGAAGGGTGCTGTTTTCTTATGAATGTTTTCAACAATATACTACAAAAtaacaatatataatatacaaacATTTTGTTGGCCTTCCCCACATTGACTAAAAGATTAAATTGGTTTGTCAGCATGAACACCTAGCTCTCTcattttgattgattttttatttcttccatcCTCACTGCAAAAGGAAAAGCTTTGTTGCTTTCATTTTGAGTAGAACAAAatcaaatatgaaaaatgaGTGCACAATACAGACTGCTCCAGTTATCTCACAAGACACACATGCACAAGGACCCACCACTTTCTTTGCAGAGTACAAACAGGAATTCTGCGGCGCTCTGCTTCACTCCAGTATCAACATGCGTCATAAGTCGCACTAATTTGTTCCGCACAGTAGTTCCTACTTCGGGACGGTTCTTAACATCTTTCAGAGGAGGTAGAACCTGAGGATTTGTGGCAAGgaggagaaaacaagaaaaaatatctGCACAAATATTTCAGGTGTTGTGCATGTGTGTACATTACACAAAAATGCctcttgtactgtataattaaaatgtctATTAACACTTCTAGACAGCACACTAGAggataatataattaaaatagacAAACATTTCTCTCTATTCTATTCATTCTTAGATTATAACATATGACAGTAAATACCATCTTTTTGTATCGGAAGTTGCTTGTTCTTGGTCAAGCCTGTGGACTGGAATCTACAGGGCTGTCTTACACCCTGTGTGGAACACGAGGACACGACAGGGTGCTTGCATACACACAATACTTAGAGACACCAGTCTGGCCCAAGTGCTACCTGTCATATCGGTGACAGTTAAAATACTGACtgatttcagaaataaacacaaattaaaacacaaatctCAGGCACAGAAAATAATGTGTCTTTTATCTATACAAGTAATAATCAAAAGTCATCTATCACGTTTCAAGTGATGTCAGCGAATGGGCTTGCCAAGAAAATAAGGGTAGATTCAGGCAGAAAAAACCTTACCTGGGATTTAATATATTTCCTAATCTCTCTGTGGTGCCTGGAGCTCTCTGTCAAAAGACTCAGAACTGGAGTTAGTCCTTCTTTGTAGTTTGAGCCCTAATTGGAGAAAGCAACACGTATTAACATACttaaatataaatgataaattGATTAATTAACCTTTATTGCCCGTAAGGGAATTTGTCTCACACATCAAGAGCTCATAACGTATAACATATGACACTTGTGCAATATAGCATCACGATGATACAATACCAAACATACTATACAATCTACATTAAACAACATTGCTCAGTCATCTCAAtccaatataaatatacaagtaCAAGTAACAGCTGAGTTTTATAAAGCTGCCCCTGAATatcaaaaaatctgtttttaaagtcTGATCAACATGCACTTTTAATTATATCAATTGCTACGTATTGAGCATCACCTGTGAGCTAAAAATGAAGGCGCAgtgaataataaaacaaaaatcctaAAATAGGATTTCTAGGATGTGTTTTCATAAACTCTTAACGATGCTGTTTAGTGTCAACAGTCTAAGCATTGCTGTGTAAAGGTTATGTTTACTAATCAATGAATTATTGAGGGACAACCTATAAAGCCTAAAAAGGCATCAGCCACTATGTTTTCTAGTTTACTCAGAAACAGGATGAGAAAAGGAATGTTGGCAGTGATATTCTAAACCTATATTCCACGTTATTGTACAACAAAGATGGATGAagttacaaaatatgaaaaaacagTTCAACTACATAAAAGCACTTTAGATGTAGTGATCATTAGATCCAGTTGTAAGAAAAGTATGGAATTGTTTTTAGTGACTTACTGTACCTTGTCTATCCGCTTTTCCATAAAGTCTAATAAAACCTGGATCACATCCATGTTCTTTCCATTGTACTCTTCCAGTCCTCCCTGGCTTTGCACATTGATCAGCACATCCAAGCAGGAGACAGGAATGTTGCTCAGCAGATTAATGGCAtgactaaaaaaaaagacagaaatgcaAAGTATCAAGACTCAACTATTAAACTAAAGACATACTACATTCAGACCTGCTCTAGAGGTTAA is part of the Lepisosteus oculatus isolate fLepOcu1 chromosome 7, fLepOcu1.hap2, whole genome shotgun sequence genome and encodes:
- the ric8b gene encoding synembryn-B isoform X2, with protein sequence MTNCRTFTFDQKEEDKRKKLCAGLVRVLERDGSPCCQTACLEALRILSRDKRVLGPVATQEGMLVLARRGCLREAPDTPHERVAVEALKCLCNVVFNSQEAQQVSADIRLAAGLCAQLRTSAACGLSHEVSLFSLRLLFLLSALRTDVRALLQHELKAVDLLVEILEHTLSIKWAGKYEAAMDPDPKPLPLEENERAMEALKALFNLTLCDTREEDGAHQLRLITAIMRHLLMIKTQTEDKTEEAHSHAINLLSNIPVSCLDVLINVQSQGGLEEYNGKNMDVIQVLLDFMEKRIDKGSNYKEGLTPVLSLLTESSRHHREIRKYIKSQVLPPLKDVKNRPEVGTTVRNKLVRLMTHVDTGVKQSAAEFLFVLCKESVDNLLKYTGYGNAAGLLAARGLLAGGRGEGQYSDEEDSDTEEYKSAKPFINPITGHVEEPMPNPIEEMTEEQKEYEAQKLVNMFDKLSRQQIIRPMGVRRDGTLAPLAEAVQQCSADSCSSDSD